A stretch of the Streptomyces sp. NBC_00078 genome encodes the following:
- a CDS encoding PucR family transcriptional regulator has translation MPDPAVPPTPPVPLASLLAREDLALRRIAGPFDPDIVIHWAHTSEMADPYPYLLGGELLLTAGVHIPEAAGSGTYFDDYVSRIVTAGGAALGFGLAPVHDTVPRALVAACDAHGLPLLEVPPQTTFSGVARAVWQLMAQARLAELRRVTEAQQSLAAAASRPDPVPSVLRQLAQRVGGRAVLYGPEGAEIAAAGRTTGTGAGEALAGLAQVVRPSGAGTPTSATDNKAGTHLAAYALGAGRGFVLGVAAPQRDPGDHTIASVAAVLLSLLTGERQSGAGAARSSALVRLLLGAPPADVAPLLGSGRWLVVHARPDAQAPDPVAASALGAALGSPLVDLAQDVVRVLVPADREPAAQPGWTLGVSAAAAPSAWPSADTQAARALARARATRTALVLHSDRAGLADLVPAQEAEAHARMLLAPVADPPALAETLRTWLSLHGSWDRTAVALSVHRNTVRQRIARCAALLGTDLDDPDVRMELWFALRQRRCP, from the coding sequence ATGCCGGACCCCGCTGTTCCCCCTACTCCCCCAGTGCCCCTCGCGTCCCTCCTGGCCCGTGAGGACCTGGCCCTGCGCCGGATCGCGGGCCCTTTCGATCCGGACATCGTGATCCACTGGGCGCACACCTCGGAGATGGCCGACCCGTACCCGTATCTGCTGGGCGGGGAGCTGCTGCTGACGGCGGGGGTCCACATCCCGGAGGCGGCGGGCTCGGGCACCTACTTCGACGACTACGTGTCGAGGATCGTCACGGCGGGCGGGGCCGCTCTCGGCTTCGGCCTGGCTCCCGTGCACGACACGGTGCCGCGGGCTCTGGTGGCGGCGTGCGACGCGCACGGGCTGCCCCTGCTGGAGGTGCCCCCGCAGACCACGTTCTCGGGGGTGGCCCGCGCGGTCTGGCAGCTGATGGCCCAGGCCCGTCTCGCGGAACTCCGCCGGGTAACCGAGGCCCAGCAGAGCCTCGCCGCGGCGGCGTCCCGCCCGGACCCGGTGCCGTCGGTGCTGCGGCAACTGGCCCAGCGGGTGGGAGGCCGGGCGGTGCTGTACGGGCCGGAAGGCGCGGAGATCGCGGCCGCGGGGCGCACGACGGGCACCGGGGCCGGGGAGGCGCTGGCCGGGCTCGCGCAGGTCGTCCGCCCGTCGGGTGCGGGGACGCCCACGTCCGCCACCGACAACAAGGCCGGCACCCATCTCGCCGCCTACGCCCTCGGTGCCGGTCGGGGCTTCGTGCTCGGGGTGGCCGCGCCGCAGCGGGATCCCGGTGACCACACCATCGCCTCCGTCGCCGCCGTCCTGCTGTCCCTGCTCACCGGCGAGCGCCAGAGCGGCGCGGGTGCGGCACGGTCGTCGGCGCTCGTACGGCTGCTGCTGGGGGCGCCGCCGGCCGACGTGGCCCCGCTCCTGGGGTCCGGCCGGTGGCTCGTGGTGCATGCCCGGCCGGACGCGCAGGCTCCCGACCCGGTCGCCGCCTCCGCGCTGGGCGCGGCCCTCGGGTCGCCGCTGGTCGACCTCGCGCAGGACGTCGTACGGGTCCTCGTGCCGGCCGACCGCGAACCGGCCGCGCAGCCCGGCTGGACGCTGGGCGTCAGCGCCGCCGCGGCCCCCTCGGCGTGGCCGTCCGCCGACACGCAGGCCGCCCGTGCGCTGGCCCGGGCCCGCGCCACCCGTACCGCCCTGGTCCTGCACAGCGACCGCGCCGGCCTCGCCGACCTGGTACCGGCCCAGGAGGCCGAGGCTCACGCCCGGATGCTCCTCGCCCCGGTCGCGGACCCGCCCGCGCTGGCCGAGACGCTGCGCACCTGGCTGTCCCTGCACGGCAGTTGGGACCGTACGGCGGTGGCCCTGTCCGTCCACCGCAACACGGTCCGCCAGCGCATCGCCCGCTGCGCCGCGCTCCTCGGCACGGACCTGGACGACCCGGACGTACGCATGGAGCTGTGGTTCGCGCTGCGGCAGCGCCGGTGCCCGTAG
- a CDS encoding phosphatase has protein sequence MPIPGTPSRAELVDHLVRTRIAGDVATPRENNLSHYRKLANGDRHYWFGLELGDRWKDEQDVLAVMAERVGVNDDPEYRYGQDTIDPELTVDGLERMAARLRKAADGRQRVLFATGHPGGLLDVHRATAAALRAAGCEIVVIPDGLQTEEGYVWQLADVAVLEHGATLWHTHSGEPMRAILTALEHAERALPDLVVADHGWAGYAGRHGVDSVGYADCNDPALFLAEAEGTVQVVVPLDDHVVNPRYYDPMTAYLLTEAGLS, from the coding sequence ATGCCGATACCCGGGACACCCAGCCGCGCCGAACTCGTCGACCACCTTGTACGGACCCGTATCGCGGGCGACGTCGCGACGCCCCGCGAGAACAACCTCAGCCACTACCGCAAGCTGGCGAACGGCGACCGCCACTACTGGTTCGGCCTTGAGCTCGGCGACCGCTGGAAGGACGAGCAGGACGTGCTCGCTGTGATGGCGGAGCGGGTGGGCGTGAACGACGATCCCGAGTACCGGTACGGCCAGGACACCATCGACCCCGAGCTGACCGTCGACGGTCTGGAGCGGATGGCGGCCCGGCTGCGCAAGGCGGCCGACGGACGGCAGCGGGTGCTGTTCGCGACCGGCCACCCGGGCGGTCTGCTCGACGTGCACCGCGCCACGGCCGCCGCGCTGCGGGCGGCGGGCTGCGAGATCGTCGTGATCCCGGACGGGCTGCAGACCGAGGAGGGGTACGTCTGGCAGCTCGCGGACGTCGCGGTCCTCGAGCACGGCGCCACCCTGTGGCACACCCACTCCGGTGAGCCGATGCGGGCCATCCTCACGGCACTGGAGCACGCGGAACGTGCGCTGCCCGACCTGGTGGTGGCCGACCACGGCTGGGCGGGCTACGCGGGCCGGCACGGCGTCGACTCCGTCGGCTACGCGGACTGCAACGACCCGGCGCTCTTCCTGGCGGAGGCGGAGGGCACCGTTCAGGTCGTGGTCCCGCTGGACGACCATGTCGTCAACCCTCGCTACTACGACCCGATGACCGCGTATCTGCTGACGGAGGCCGGCCTGTCCTAG